In a genomic window of Bordetella petrii:
- a CDS encoding metal ABC transporter permease, which translates to MSPLDWAVAPFGDYGFMRRALAGTSAAALGAAPLGVFLVLRRMSLMGDAMSHAILPGVAAGFLLSGLSLGAMLLGGLATGLAVALLSGLVARLTPLREDASFAAFYLISLGLGVLMVSVRGSNMDLLHVLFGTVLGLDDAALLLVTGAASVTLLAMAALYRLLAMECLDPGFLRASGGGGSLAHMAFLVLVVVNLVAGFQVLGTLMVVGMMMLPAAAARFWAVSVAAQIALAAALGVAAGVGGLLVSYHYNLPASPAIILAAGAVYLASVVCGPQGGLWHSLARHGRGAP; encoded by the coding sequence ATGAGTCCGCTGGATTGGGCGGTCGCACCGTTCGGCGACTACGGTTTCATGCGCCGCGCGTTGGCGGGCACGTCGGCTGCCGCGCTGGGGGCGGCCCCTCTGGGTGTCTTCCTGGTATTGCGGCGCATGAGCCTCATGGGCGATGCCATGTCACACGCGATTCTGCCGGGCGTGGCGGCGGGGTTCCTGCTGTCCGGCCTGTCGCTGGGCGCCATGCTGCTGGGCGGCCTGGCTACCGGACTGGCGGTGGCGCTGCTGTCCGGCCTGGTGGCGCGCCTGACGCCGCTGCGCGAAGACGCCAGTTTTGCGGCGTTCTACCTGATATCGCTGGGCCTGGGCGTGTTGATGGTGTCGGTGCGCGGCTCGAACATGGATTTGCTGCACGTGCTGTTCGGCACGGTGCTGGGCCTGGACGACGCGGCCCTGCTGCTGGTTACCGGCGCGGCCAGTGTCACGCTGCTGGCAATGGCCGCGCTGTACCGGCTGCTGGCCATGGAATGCCTGGACCCGGGCTTTCTGCGCGCCAGCGGCGGGGGCGGCTCGCTGGCGCACATGGCCTTCCTGGTGCTGGTGGTGGTGAACCTGGTGGCGGGCTTCCAGGTGCTGGGCACCCTGATGGTGGTGGGCATGATGATGCTGCCGGCCGCGGCGGCGCGCTTCTGGGCGGTGTCGGTGGCGGCCCAGATCGCGCTGGCGGCGGCACTGGGCGTGGCTGCCGGCGTGGGCGGCCTGTTGGTGTCGTATCACTACAACCTGCCGGCTTCGCCCGCCATCATCCTAGCGGCCGGCGCGGTGTACCTGGCCTCTGTCGTGTGTGGCCCGCAGGGCGGGCTGTGGCATAGCCTGGCCAGGCATGGCCGGGGCGCGCCGTGA
- a CDS encoding metal ABC transporter ATP-binding protein — protein MNSLQGAAPAIDLRGVAFGWRGRVAVHGVSGSFARGSMTAVAGPNGAGKSTLIKGLMGLLRPLSGSVRIAGAGRSRLAWLPQAAEVDRAFPITVLDMVAMGAWRRVGPWRRFGAAETARAWQALEAVGLADEAGRLVGALSGGQMQRALFARLLLQDAPVLLLDEPLTAVDSHTANILMELLCGWHREGRTVIAVLHDLALVRRHFGQTLLLAGRQVAWGPTAEVLTPANLAAARGAQQERI, from the coding sequence ATGAACAGCCTGCAGGGCGCCGCTCCCGCGATTGACTTGCGCGGCGTGGCCTTTGGCTGGCGCGGCCGCGTGGCGGTGCACGGCGTGTCGGGCAGTTTCGCGCGCGGCTCGATGACGGCGGTGGCCGGGCCGAATGGAGCGGGCAAGTCGACGCTGATCAAGGGGCTCATGGGGCTGCTGCGGCCCCTGTCCGGCAGCGTGCGCATTGCCGGCGCCGGGCGCAGCCGGCTGGCCTGGCTGCCGCAGGCGGCCGAAGTGGACCGCGCGTTTCCCATCACGGTGCTGGACATGGTGGCCATGGGCGCATGGCGCCGGGTGGGGCCGTGGCGGCGCTTCGGCGCCGCCGAAACCGCCCGCGCCTGGCAGGCGCTCGAAGCGGTCGGACTGGCGGATGAGGCGGGCCGGCTGGTCGGCGCGCTGTCGGGTGGGCAGATGCAGCGCGCGCTGTTTGCCCGCCTGCTGCTGCAGGACGCGCCGGTGCTGCTGCTGGACGAGCCGTTGACGGCCGTGGACAGCCACACCGCCAATATCCTGATGGAGCTGTTGTGCGGCTGGCACCGGGAGGGGCGCACGGTGATCGCCGTTCTGCACGACCTGGCGCTGGTGCGCCGACACTTCGGTCAGACCCTGTTGCTGGCCGGCCGCCAGGTGGCCTGGGGTCCGACGGCCGAAGTGCTGACGCCGGCCAACCTGGCCGCCGCGCGCGGCGCGCAGCAGGAGCGGATATGA
- a CDS encoding Fur family transcriptional regulator has translation MSTSPRSSRPDPVGDQLTIAESLCAQRGRRLTPIRRKVLELLLRHGRSLKAYELLDAMRAEHPGAAPPTVYRALDFLMDEGLIHRLDAVNAWTACHDAAGAPHDLLVVCTGCGAVAEVSDPAMSRQLAERVARTGFALATHETEIRALCPQCQQKYPAADPHHGHSH, from the coding sequence ATGTCCACTTCGCCCCGCTCATCCCGCCCCGATCCCGTGGGCGACCAGCTCACTATCGCCGAATCGCTGTGTGCGCAGCGCGGTCGCCGGCTGACGCCCATCCGCCGCAAGGTGCTGGAACTGCTGTTGCGGCACGGACGCAGCCTGAAAGCCTACGAATTGCTCGACGCCATGCGCGCCGAGCACCCGGGCGCGGCGCCGCCCACGGTGTACCGCGCGCTCGATTTCCTGATGGACGAAGGCCTGATCCACCGGCTGGACGCGGTCAATGCCTGGACCGCCTGCCACGACGCGGCCGGCGCCCCCCACGACCTGCTGGTCGTATGCACCGGCTGCGGCGCCGTTGCCGAAGTCAGCGATCCGGCCATGAGCCGCCAACTGGCCGAGCGGGTAGCCCGCACCGGCTTCGCGCTGGCCACCCACGAAACCGAAATCCGCGCGCTGTGCCCGCAGTGCCAGCAGAAGTACCCCGCCGCAGACCCACACCACGGCCATTCCCACTAA
- a CDS encoding CobW family GTP-binding protein, with protein sequence MNTQRSLDKMVPVTILTGFLGAGKTTLLKRILTEFHGRRVAVIENEFGPESIDNDLLVQDSQEEIIELSNGCVCCTVRGDLMRTLSDLRAKREAGQLNFERVILETTGMANPGPVCQTFFMDDEIAEYYRLDAVVTVVDAKHGMATLDAQEEAQKQVGFADRILVSKKDLVNEADYEALRARLVRINPRAPISPVNFGDADLKSIIDISGFNLNSILDIDPDFLADEHPDAAHSHAHGHDHDHDHDHDHEGECGDHCHHEHHHHHHHHDDEIGAFVFRSNKPFDPARLEEFLGGVVQVYGPDLMRYKGILYMKGINRRMLFQGVHMMMGAEPGKPWTAAEKPSTKMVFIGRKLPQEIFTRGLEQCLAG encoded by the coding sequence ATGAATACCCAGCGCAGTTTGGACAAAATGGTTCCCGTCACCATCCTCACCGGCTTTCTCGGTGCGGGCAAGACCACCCTGCTCAAGCGCATCCTCACCGAGTTCCACGGTCGCCGCGTCGCGGTCATCGAAAACGAATTCGGGCCGGAAAGCATCGACAACGATCTGCTGGTGCAAGACAGCCAGGAAGAAATCATCGAGCTCAGCAACGGCTGCGTCTGCTGCACAGTGCGCGGCGACCTGATGCGCACCCTGTCCGACCTGCGCGCCAAGCGCGAGGCCGGCCAGCTGAACTTCGAACGCGTCATCCTCGAAACCACCGGCATGGCCAATCCTGGTCCGGTGTGCCAGACCTTCTTCATGGACGACGAGATCGCCGAATACTACCGCCTGGACGCGGTCGTCACGGTGGTCGACGCCAAGCACGGCATGGCCACGCTCGACGCCCAGGAAGAAGCCCAGAAACAGGTCGGCTTCGCCGACCGCATCCTGGTCTCGAAAAAAGACCTGGTCAACGAAGCCGACTACGAAGCGCTGCGCGCCCGCCTGGTGCGCATCAACCCGCGCGCGCCCATTTCGCCGGTGAACTTCGGTGACGCCGACCTGAAGTCCATCATCGACATCAGCGGCTTCAACCTGAATTCCATCCTCGACATCGACCCGGACTTCCTGGCCGACGAGCACCCCGACGCGGCGCACAGCCACGCCCACGGTCACGATCACGATCACGACCATGATCACGACCACGAAGGCGAATGCGGGGATCACTGCCATCACGAACATCACCATCATCATCACCACCACGACGACGAAATCGGCGCGTTCGTCTTCCGCTCCAACAAGCCGTTCGATCCCGCGCGGCTGGAAGAATTCCTGGGCGGCGTGGTGCAGGTTTATGGTCCCGACCTGATGCGCTACAAAGGCATCCTGTACATGAAAGGCATCAATCGCCGCATGCTGTTCCAGGGCGTGCACATGATGATGGGTGCCGAACCCGGCAAGCCGTGGACCGCGGCCGAGAAACCGTCCACCAAAATGGTGTTCATCGGACGCAAGCTGCCCCAGGAAATTTTCACCCGGGGCTTGGAGCAGTGCCTGGCGGGCTGA
- the dksA gene encoding RNA polymerase-binding protein DksA: MATKAATKKSSKSTSDTAIDLPSEEELLAMPESDYMNERQLAFFKERLKQLEQDILANAGETTEHLRETQFVPDPADRATIEEEHALELRTRDRERKLLKKVQQSIARIDSGEYGWCEETGEPIGIPRLLARPTATLSLEAQERREMRQKLYGD; the protein is encoded by the coding sequence ATGGCTACCAAGGCAGCAACCAAAAAATCAAGCAAGTCGACGAGTGATACGGCGATTGATCTGCCCAGCGAAGAAGAATTGCTGGCCATGCCCGAATCGGACTACATGAACGAACGCCAGCTGGCGTTCTTCAAGGAACGGCTCAAGCAACTCGAACAAGACATCCTGGCCAACGCCGGCGAAACCACCGAGCACCTGCGCGAAACGCAATTCGTGCCCGATCCCGCCGACCGCGCCACCATCGAAGAAGAGCATGCACTCGAACTGCGTACCCGCGACCGCGAGCGCAAGCTGCTGAAAAAAGTGCAACAGTCCATTGCCCGCATCGACAGCGGCGAATATGGCTGGTGCGAAGAAACCGGCGAGCCCATCGGCATTCCCCGCCTGCTGGCCCGCCCCACCGCCACGCTGTCGCTCGAAGCGCAGGAACGGCGTGAAATGCGCCAGAAGCTTTACGGCGACTGA
- the hslV gene encoding ATP-dependent protease subunit HslV: protein MEQFHATTIVCVRRGNKVALGGDGQVTLGNIVIKGTARKIRRLYHDKILAGFAGATADAFTLQERFEAKLEKHQGHLMRAAVELTRDWRTDRVLRRLEAMLIVADAEHTLVLTGNGDVLEPEHGLAAIGSGGAYAQSAALALLRNTELSPQDIVKQSLEIAGDICIYTNQNHVIETLGE, encoded by the coding sequence ATGGAACAATTTCACGCCACCACCATCGTCTGCGTGCGCCGCGGCAACAAGGTTGCGCTGGGCGGCGACGGCCAGGTCACCCTGGGCAACATCGTCATCAAGGGCACGGCCCGCAAAATTCGCCGCCTGTACCACGACAAGATTCTGGCCGGCTTCGCCGGCGCCACCGCCGACGCCTTCACCCTGCAAGAGCGCTTCGAGGCCAAGCTGGAAAAGCACCAGGGCCACCTGATGCGCGCCGCCGTCGAACTGACGCGCGACTGGCGCACCGACCGCGTGCTGCGCCGCCTGGAGGCCATGCTGATCGTGGCCGACGCCGAGCACACCCTGGTGCTTACCGGCAACGGCGACGTGCTCGAACCCGAACACGGCCTGGCCGCCATCGGTTCGGGCGGCGCCTACGCCCAGTCGGCCGCGCTGGCGCTGCTGCGCAACACCGAGCTGTCGCCGCAAGACATCGTCAAGCAATCGCTGGAAATTGCCGGCGACATCTGCATCTACACCAACCAGAACCACGTCATCGAAACGCTGGGCGAGTAA
- the hslU gene encoding ATP-dependent protease ATPase subunit HslU: MSASTMTPGEIVSELDKYIIGQNRAKRAVAVALRNRWRRQQVEEPLRHEIHPKNILMIGPTGVGKTEIARRLAKLANAPFIKIEATKFTEVGYVGRDVDTIIRDLTEYSIKQTRELEMRRVRTQAEDAAEDRILDALVPPSRGTSGEPERGEDSNARQTFRKRLREGKCDDLEIEIEIAQPVPQMDVMTPPGMEEMAEQLRGMFAGLARDKKKPKKMKVKEAFKLIVEEEAAKRINEDDLRTAAIANVEQNGIVFLDEIDKIAARQESGGADVSRQGVQRDLLPLVEGTTVNTRYGMVRTDHILFIASGAFHLSRPSDLIPELQGRFPIRVELESLTAQDFVRILSDTDASLIKQYSALLGTEDVQLDFKPDGIERLAELAFSVNERTENIGARRLYTVMEKLLEELSFDATASSGKTITIDAAYVDAQLSEAASSQDLARYVL, from the coding sequence ATGTCAGCATCCACCATGACCCCCGGAGAAATCGTCTCCGAGCTCGACAAATACATCATCGGCCAGAACCGCGCCAAGCGCGCGGTGGCCGTAGCGCTGCGCAACCGCTGGCGCCGCCAGCAGGTCGAAGAACCGCTGCGCCATGAAATCCACCCCAAGAATATCCTGATGATCGGACCCACCGGCGTGGGCAAGACCGAAATCGCCCGGCGTCTGGCCAAGCTGGCCAACGCGCCCTTCATCAAGATCGAAGCCACCAAGTTCACCGAAGTGGGCTACGTGGGGCGCGACGTCGACACCATCATCCGCGACCTGACCGAATACTCCATCAAGCAGACGCGCGAACTCGAAATGCGCCGTGTGCGCACCCAGGCCGAAGACGCCGCCGAAGACCGTATCCTCGACGCCCTGGTGCCGCCGTCGCGCGGCACGTCAGGCGAACCCGAGCGCGGCGAAGACAGCAACGCCCGCCAGACCTTCCGCAAGCGGCTGCGCGAAGGCAAGTGCGACGACCTGGAAATCGAGATCGAAATCGCCCAGCCCGTGCCGCAGATGGACGTCATGACTCCGCCCGGCATGGAAGAAATGGCCGAGCAGCTGCGCGGCATGTTCGCCGGCCTGGCGCGCGATAAGAAAAAACCCAAGAAAATGAAGGTGAAAGAAGCCTTCAAGCTGATCGTCGAAGAAGAAGCCGCCAAGCGCATCAACGAAGACGACCTGCGCACCGCCGCCATCGCCAACGTCGAACAGAACGGCATCGTGTTCCTCGACGAAATCGACAAGATCGCCGCGCGCCAGGAAAGCGGCGGCGCCGACGTATCGCGCCAGGGCGTGCAGCGCGACCTGCTGCCGCTGGTGGAAGGCACCACGGTCAACACCCGTTACGGCATGGTGCGCACGGATCACATCCTGTTCATAGCCTCGGGCGCGTTCCACCTGTCGCGGCCGTCCGACCTGATTCCCGAGCTGCAAGGGCGCTTTCCCATCCGCGTCGAGCTCGAATCCCTGACGGCGCAAGACTTCGTGCGCATCCTGTCCGACACCGACGCGTCGCTGATCAAGCAATACTCGGCGCTGCTGGGCACCGAAGATGTGCAGCTCGACTTCAAGCCCGACGGCATCGAACGCCTGGCCGAGCTGGCGTTCTCCGTGAACGAGCGCACCGAAAACATCGGCGCGCGGCGCCTGTACACGGTCATGGAAAAACTGCTGGAAGAACTGTCGTTCGACGCCACCGCCAGCAGCGGCAAGACCATCACCATCGACGCCGCGTACGTCGATGCGCAGCTCTCCGAAGCGGCCTCCAGCCAGGACCTCGCGCGCTACGTGCTGTAG
- a CDS encoding copper-binding protein: MQHVHKVVAGLLAAAVLAGGAGLPAQAWAASQEASATATASGEVRRVDAAGGKVTIKHDKISALDLPAMTLVYRADPALLAGIKPGDKVRFTATRRDGRYVVTEITK, translated from the coding sequence ATGCAGCATGTGCACAAAGTCGTGGCCGGTTTGCTGGCGGCGGCCGTCCTGGCCGGCGGCGCCGGCCTGCCCGCGCAGGCCTGGGCGGCCAGCCAGGAAGCGTCCGCCACCGCCACCGCCAGCGGTGAAGTGCGGCGGGTCGACGCGGCCGGCGGCAAGGTCACCATCAAGCACGACAAGATCTCGGCCCTGGACCTGCCCGCCATGACGCTGGTATACCGCGCCGACCCGGCCTTGCTGGCCGGCATCAAGCCGGGCGACAAGGTTCGCTTCACGGCCACCCGCCGCGACGGGCGTTATGTGGTGACCGAAATCACCAAGTAG
- a CDS encoding cob(I)yrinic acid a,c-diamide adenosyltransferase yields the protein MGNRLSAVATRTGDDGTTGLGDGTRTGKDTPRIAALGDVDELNSVIGLLRTEALPDAVQADLGVIQNDLFDLGAELCIPGHAALDASQLAFLDERLAHYNGGLAPLREFILPGGCRAAALAHLARTVARRAERSVVALGRADQVNAPVRQYLNRLSDLMFVLARHLNGAHGAGDVFWTSRHSRVQPQE from the coding sequence ATGGGCAACCGACTTTCCGCCGTGGCCACCCGCACCGGCGACGATGGCACCACCGGCCTGGGCGACGGCACCCGCACAGGCAAAGACACGCCGCGCATCGCCGCGCTGGGCGACGTAGACGAACTGAATAGCGTCATCGGCCTGCTGCGCACCGAAGCCCTGCCCGACGCCGTGCAGGCCGACCTGGGCGTCATCCAGAACGATCTGTTTGACCTGGGAGCCGAGCTGTGCATTCCTGGCCATGCCGCGCTGGATGCCAGCCAGCTGGCCTTCCTGGACGAGCGCCTGGCCCACTACAACGGCGGCCTGGCGCCGCTGCGCGAGTTCATCCTGCCGGGCGGCTGCCGCGCCGCGGCGCTGGCCCACCTGGCGCGCACGGTGGCCCGCCGGGCCGAGCGTTCGGTCGTGGCGCTGGGCCGGGCCGATCAGGTCAACGCCCCGGTACGCCAATACCTGAATCGCCTGTCCGACCTGATGTTCGTGCTGGCCCGCCACCTGAACGGCGCGCACGGCGCGGGCGACGTCTTCTGGACCAGCCGGCACTCGCGGGTGCAACCCCAGGAGTAG
- the rfbB gene encoding dTDP-glucose 4,6-dehydratase, producing MSILVTGGAGFIGSNFVLAWLGGSDEPVINLDKLTYAGHAGNLDSLQGDARHQLVHGDIADNALVAALLQAHQPRAVLNFAAESHVDRAIRGPDAFIHTNVTGTFQLLEAVRAYWQALGEPARTGFRYLQVSTDEVYGSLGPQDPPFAEGDPYRPNNPYSASKAAGDHLVRAYWHTYGLPVLTTHCPNNYGPRQFPEKLIPLLIHHALAGRPLPLYGDGSHVRDWLHVDDHCAGLRRVLEAGEPGQVYHVGAGQERSNLQVAQAVCALLDAWRPRADGRAHGEQITFVQDRPGHDRRYAIDAGKIRRQLGWQPAHAFDAGLRATVQWYLDHPEWVASVAGGAYRHWLQTQYAP from the coding sequence ATGAGCATCCTCGTCACCGGCGGCGCCGGCTTCATCGGTTCGAACTTCGTGCTGGCCTGGCTGGGCGGCAGCGACGAACCCGTCATCAACCTGGACAAGCTGACCTACGCCGGCCATGCCGGCAACCTGGACAGCCTGCAGGGCGACGCCCGCCATCAACTGGTGCACGGCGACATCGCCGACAACGCCCTGGTGGCCGCGCTGCTGCAGGCCCACCAGCCCCGCGCGGTGCTGAACTTCGCCGCCGAATCGCACGTCGACCGCGCTATCCGCGGGCCCGATGCCTTCATCCACACCAACGTCACGGGCACCTTCCAGCTGCTCGAAGCCGTGCGCGCCTATTGGCAGGCGCTGGGCGAACCCGCGCGCACGGGCTTTCGCTACCTGCAGGTATCCACCGACGAGGTCTACGGCTCGCTCGGCCCGCAGGACCCGCCATTCGCCGAAGGCGACCCGTACCGGCCCAACAACCCCTACTCGGCCAGCAAGGCCGCTGGCGACCATCTGGTGCGCGCGTATTGGCATACCTATGGCCTGCCGGTGCTGACCACCCATTGCCCCAACAACTACGGCCCGCGCCAGTTCCCTGAAAAACTGATTCCGCTGTTGATCCACCACGCCCTGGCGGGCCGGCCGCTGCCGCTGTATGGCGACGGTTCGCATGTGCGCGACTGGCTGCACGTGGACGACCATTGCGCCGGCCTGAGGCGCGTGCTTGAAGCCGGGGAGCCTGGCCAGGTCTACCACGTCGGCGCGGGCCAGGAACGCAGCAACCTGCAGGTGGCCCAGGCCGTGTGCGCGCTGCTCGACGCCTGGCGGCCGCGCGCCGACGGGCGCGCCCACGGCGAGCAGATCACCTTCGTGCAAGACCGCCCCGGCCATGACCGGCGCTATGCCATCGACGCGGGCAAAATTCGGCGCCAACTGGGCTGGCAGCCGGCCCACGCTTTCGACGCCGGCCTGCGCGCGACCGTGCAGTGGTACCTGGATCATCCTGAATGGGTGGCCAGCGTGGCGGGCGGCGCGTACCGCCACTGGCTGCAGACGCAGTACGCGCCATGA
- the rfbD gene encoding dTDP-4-dehydrorhamnose reductase has product MKILLLGATGQIGNALRRTLLPLGSITAPSRAQADLANLDGLRALLQAQVPDLIVNAAACTAVDQAENDPAPARRVNAEAVAVLAAHARKSGALLVHYSTDYVFDGAKQTPYLETDAPHPLNEYGRSKLAGEQAIAASGCRALVLRTSWVYAAHGRNFVKTVLQLAQQRDELRVVADQFGAPTSAELVADVTALALAAHRRQQLPDGLYHLCAAGTASWHELACHSVRRARRQGMALRLRPEHIHAIGADDYPLPAPRPRNSRLDTQRLAGALGLELPDWTLHLDRAIDCLARRAPGALPDTP; this is encoded by the coding sequence ATGAAGATCCTTTTGCTGGGCGCCACGGGCCAGATCGGCAATGCCCTGCGACGCACCCTGCTGCCGTTGGGCAGCATCACCGCGCCCAGCCGGGCGCAGGCCGACCTGGCCAACCTCGACGGCCTGCGGGCGCTGTTGCAGGCGCAGGTGCCTGACCTGATCGTCAATGCGGCGGCCTGCACCGCCGTCGACCAGGCAGAGAACGACCCGGCCCCGGCGCGGCGCGTCAACGCCGAAGCCGTCGCCGTGCTGGCGGCGCACGCGCGCAAAAGCGGGGCGCTGCTGGTGCACTACTCGACCGATTACGTATTCGACGGCGCTAAGCAGACGCCCTACCTGGAAACCGACGCCCCCCATCCGCTGAACGAATACGGCCGCTCGAAGCTGGCCGGCGAGCAGGCCATTGCCGCCAGCGGCTGCCGCGCCCTGGTACTGCGCACCAGCTGGGTCTACGCCGCGCACGGCCGGAATTTCGTCAAGACGGTGCTGCAACTGGCACAGCAGCGCGACGAACTGCGTGTGGTGGCGGACCAGTTCGGCGCGCCCACGTCGGCCGAATTGGTGGCCGACGTTACGGCTCTGGCGCTGGCCGCCCATCGCCGGCAACAGTTGCCCGACGGCCTGTACCATCTTTGCGCGGCCGGCACCGCCAGCTGGCACGAGCTTGCCTGCCACAGTGTGCGGCGCGCGCGCCGGCAAGGTATGGCGCTGCGCCTGCGGCCCGAGCACATCCATGCCATCGGCGCCGACGACTATCCCTTGCCCGCGCCCCGGCCACGCAACTCGCGGCTGGACACGCAGCGGCTGGCTGGCGCGCTCGGGCTGGAATTGCCCGATTGGACCCTGCACCTGGACCGCGCCATCGACTGTCTGGCCCGGCGCGCGCCGGGCGCCTTGCCGGATACGCCATGA
- the rfbC gene encoding dTDP-4-dehydrorhamnose 3,5-epimerase — protein MKITPLSIPDVLLIEPEVHADARGYFFESYNAARLQAALGRAPMFVQDNQSRSLRHVVRGLHYQIRQPQAKLVRVVAGEVFDVAVDLRRASPTFGQWAGAVLSAENKCQLWVPEGFAHGFMALSDVAETLYKASDYYAPAHERCVRWDDPDIGIAWPARDDVIVSEKDRRGVALRDADTYA, from the coding sequence ATGAAGATCACGCCCCTGTCCATTCCCGACGTCTTGCTGATCGAGCCCGAGGTACACGCCGATGCGCGCGGCTATTTCTTCGAAAGCTACAACGCCGCACGCCTGCAGGCGGCGTTGGGGCGCGCGCCCATGTTCGTGCAGGACAATCAATCGCGCTCGCTGCGACACGTCGTGCGCGGGCTGCACTACCAGATCCGCCAGCCGCAGGCCAAGCTGGTGCGCGTGGTGGCGGGTGAAGTCTTCGATGTGGCGGTCGACCTGCGCCGCGCATCGCCCACCTTCGGCCAGTGGGCCGGCGCCGTGCTGTCGGCTGAAAACAAATGCCAGCTCTGGGTGCCCGAAGGGTTCGCGCACGGTTTCATGGCGCTGTCGGATGTGGCCGAGACACTGTACAAGGCCAGCGATTACTACGCACCTGCCCACGAACGCTGCGTGCGCTGGGACGACCCGGATATCGGCATCGCCTGGCCGGCGCGGGATGATGTGATCGTGTCCGAAAAAGACCGGCGCGGCGTCGCGCTGCGCGACGCGGATACCTACGCTTAA
- the lipA gene encoding lipoyl synthase produces MSTLEPSLSSNDPQAAAPAPYDATQKQKSQAKTARIPIKIVPAERLKKPEWIRVKAAAPGSRFYDIKRILREHSLHTVCEEASCPNIGECFGKGTATFMIMGDKCTRRCPFCDVGHGRPDPLDASEPENLARTIAALKLSYVVITSVDRDDLRDGGAAHFVDCISRIRALSPSTRIEVLVPDFRGRLERALAILNAGPPDVMNHNLETVPRLYKQARPGSDYAHSLKLLAEFKQLHPEVPTKSGLMLGLGETDEEILQVMRDLREHGVDMLTIGQYLQPSEHHLPVLRYVHPDTFAMFEREAYAMGFSHAAVGAMVRSSYHADQQAHAAGVN; encoded by the coding sequence ATGTCCACGCTCGAGCCCTCCCTTTCCTCGAACGATCCGCAAGCGGCCGCGCCGGCTCCCTACGACGCCACGCAGAAGCAGAAGTCGCAGGCCAAGACCGCGCGCATCCCCATCAAGATCGTGCCGGCCGAGCGCCTGAAAAAACCCGAATGGATCCGCGTGAAGGCTGCCGCGCCGGGCTCGCGCTTCTACGACATCAAGCGCATTCTGCGCGAGCACAGCCTGCACACCGTCTGTGAAGAGGCCTCGTGCCCCAACATCGGCGAATGCTTCGGCAAGGGCACGGCCACATTCATGATCATGGGCGACAAGTGCACTCGCCGCTGCCCGTTCTGCGACGTGGGCCACGGCCGCCCCGACCCGCTCGATGCCAGCGAGCCCGAAAACCTGGCCCGCACCATTGCCGCCCTGAAGCTGTCGTACGTGGTCATCACCTCGGTCGACCGCGACGACCTGCGCGACGGCGGCGCGGCGCACTTCGTTGACTGCATCTCGCGCATCCGCGCGCTGTCGCCCAGCACGCGCATCGAGGTGCTGGTGCCCGACTTCCGCGGCCGCCTGGAACGCGCGCTGGCCATCCTGAACGCCGGGCCGCCCGACGTCATGAACCACAACCTGGAAACCGTGCCGCGCCTGTACAAGCAGGCGCGCCCGGGGTCCGACTATGCGCATTCGCTGAAGCTGCTGGCCGAGTTCAAGCAGCTGCACCCCGAAGTGCCCACCAAGTCGGGCCTGATGCTGGGCCTGGGCGAAACCGACGAAGAAATCCTGCAAGTCATGCGCGACCTGCGCGAGCATGGCGTCGACATGCTTACTATCGGCCAGTACCTGCAGCCGTCCGAGCACCATCTGCCGGTGCTGCGCTACGTGCATCCCGACACGTTCGCGATGTTCGAGCGCGAAGCCTACGCCATGGGCTTCTCGCACGCCGCCGTGGGCGCCATGGTGCGCTCGTCATACCATGCCGACCAGCAGGCGCACGCCGCGGGCGTGAACTGA